One window of Oncorhynchus masou masou isolate Uvic2021 chromosome 33, UVic_Omas_1.1, whole genome shotgun sequence genomic DNA carries:
- the LOC135527725 gene encoding G-protein coupled receptor 61-like, translated as MEPPSDTSSSPWDTSNSLSRSPGPWLPALPVSLHPNVSFPVGIGASGAPLSLTHSLALVAMLLMDLLAVVGNLAVMAVITKTLQLRKFAFVFHLCLVDLLAALVLMPLGMLSDRILVHDEALCQSYLCLSVGLVSAAILSISAINVERYYYIVHPMRHEVKMTVGVVVAVLVGIWVKAIVMSALPLLGWVPQGNQGVGVGLGIGLGSPMIPGPPSQRRCSLHWTGGGGTTRLIFMVFFTFVYFLCAVLIILIVYCNMFKVARVAAMQHGPLPTGMDTPGPRPHRSESLSSHSTMVVSLGGPGGPCPPLRTPSQRTFNGGKAAAVLVAVGGQFLCCWLPYFSFHLYAALVSTPQASLASDQMEEVVTWIGYFCFTSNPLFYGCLNRQIRTELGRSLACLFKRAGPGDGDQLASREASIEENFLQFLQGTGCNLEPSTQAHSRASRTEEEAGERGPLRDVPRQDNTLVQEHTPVDFHIPGQIIESQIIRLSGQIIEKTSEFLEQQHLNLNDDINPAENCCRVNRTVLDSA; from the exons ATGGAGCCTCCTTCTGACACCTCCAGTTCCCCCTGGGACACCTCCAACTCCCTCTCCAGATCACCAG GGCCATggctcccagccctcccagtctcgCTGCACCCCAACGTGAGTTTTCCTGTGGGCATCGGCGCCAGCGGAGCCCCCCTTTCCCTGACCCACTCCCTGGCACTGGTTGCCATGCTCCTCATGGACCTCTTGGCCGTCGTTGGCAACCTAGCTGTCATGGCCGTCATCACCAAGACGCTGCAGCTGAGGAAGTTCGCCTTCGTGTTCCATCTGTGTCTGGTCGACCTACTGGCGGCTCTGGTTCTGATGCCTCTGGGGATGCTGTCGGACCGGATCTTGGTGCATGATGAGGCCCTCTGCCAGAGCTACCTCTGCCTGAGTGTAGGGCTGGTCAGTGCTGCCATTTTGTCTATCTCAGCCATCAACGTGGAGAGGTATTATTACATCGTCCACCCGATGCGCCATGAGGTGAAAATGACAGTAGGGGTGGTTGTGGCAGTGTTAGTCGGGATCTGGGTCAAAGCTATTGTGATGTCAGCTCTGCCTCTACTGGGCTGGGTGCCCCAGGGAAACCAGGGGGTAGGTGTCGGACTTGGAATAGGACTAGGGAGTCCCATGATCCCGGGTCCTCCAAGCCAGAGACGTTGCTCCCTACactggactggaggaggagggaccACACGATTAATCTTCATGGTCTTCTTCACCTTTGTCTACTTCCTGTGTGCAGTACTGATCATCCTTATTGTGTACTGTAACATGTTTAAAGTAGCCCGGGTGGCAGCCATGCAGCATGGCCCCTTACCTACCGGGATGGACACACCTGGGCCCCGCCCTCACCGCTCCGAATCCCTCAGCAGCCACTCCACCATGGTTGTCAGCTTGGGGGGCCCTGGGGGCCCATGTCCTCCACTCCGCACCCCCAGTCAGAGGACCTTCAATGGGGGTAAAGCCGCGGCAGTCCTGGTGGCGGTTGGAGGCCAGTTCCTATGCTGCTGGCTGCCTTACTTCTCCTTCCACCTGTACGCCGCCCTGGTCTCTACCCCCCAGGCCTCCCTGGCTTCGGACCAGATGGAGGAGGTCGTGACCTGGATTGGCTACTTCTGCTTCACCTCCAACCCTTTATTCTACGGCTGTCTGAACCGGCAGATCCGAACAGAGCTGGGCCGAAGCCTGGCCTGTCTCTTTAAGCGGGCGGGGCCGGGCGATGGGGATCAGCTGGCCAGCAGAGAGGCCTCCATCGAGGAGAACTTCCTCCAGTTCCTTCAGGGGACAGGGTGCAATCTGGAGCCCTCCACCCAGGCACACAGCAGGGCTAGCAGGACCGAGGAGGAGGCGGGGGAGAGGGGCCCTCTTCGAGACGTACCTCGTCAGGACAACACTCTGGTCCAGGAACACACACCTGTTGACTTCCACATCCCTGGACAGATTATCGAGAGTCAGATTATCAGATTATCTGGACAGATTATCGAGAAGACTTCGGAGTTCTTGGAGCAGCAGCATCTGAATCTGAACGATGACATCAACCCAGCGGAAAACTGCTGCAGAGTAAACAGGACCGTGCTGGACAGTGCCTGA